In Arthrobacter citreus, a single genomic region encodes these proteins:
- a CDS encoding RDD family protein: MENRQKIITSFRLKRIGAFIIDAIIVSIILSIVYRITGLPNFPGVLGNMIELQKSAASQDAAVKVMALFNEAFLQSLIIYFCYDVITTLLLRGSTIGKLIFRLKLTRINNKKGKLPYILLVIVRSFFKFLTMFIFQGFPFFLSVISMFANKKSLAVHDRIGRFVVINKNEL; encoded by the coding sequence ATGGAAAATCGACAAAAAATTATTACTTCGTTTCGATTAAAAAGAATCGGTGCCTTTATCATTGATGCAATAATTGTTTCAATTATCTTGTCAATTGTATATCGCATAACAGGACTGCCAAACTTTCCAGGCGTTCTAGGAAATATGATTGAACTTCAGAAATCAGCAGCTAGTCAAGATGCAGCTGTAAAGGTAATGGCTCTTTTTAATGAAGCATTTCTCCAATCACTTATAATCTATTTTTGTTATGACGTAATAACAACTTTATTATTAAGAGGATCAACAATTGGAAAGTTGATCTTCCGATTAAAGTTAACACGTATTAATAACAAAAAAGGAAAACTACCTTATATATTACTAGTGATTGTTAGAAGTTTCTTTAAATTTTTGACGATGTTCATTTTTCAAGGTTTCCCATTCTTTTTATCCGTTATTAGCATGTTTGCTAATAAAAAATCTTTAGCCGTACACGATCGAATCGGACGCTTTGTCGTTATCAATAAAAACGAATTATAA
- a CDS encoding BglG family transcription antiterminator encodes MRRDLILQYLYQKGKSLSSQELESEFAISNRTLRNELKELNVIGEKSGFVIQKKRGEGYLLHVENQDLVQNYMKEIDGALAPDLPRVRVNNIIMLLLQTTEFQTIDLFADSLMISRSTVFSDMIEVEKQVRIFDLKVETKSRYGVRLLGDETNFRRAFSYFLSQKETGLLKKSNYQTFEKAFPFEEIRAVLNEEVQNNQLKISYFALENILVHIQVLSFRVTQHNFILPNQEKKLDLSLIKPSFMNIAKRICEILSELYHVVLPQSEIIYLAAHISGKSSVDEIEEEEKNDLKQKLMSCLEKLDQTFFTQFSGDQQLLNTLIMHMYPLLRRLYFNLKLTNPLINDVYSRYSDVFMIALNFSEMIKEIWGFELSSDEMGYITMHLAAHVEREKQKQLSSYKKILLSYGLGAGSADLMKMKLESLFQGASIDVVVYSELQSVNLENYDLLVSSTAIPFDHISIPYIQVAPILTETDVQRIRRKLTRYPANKVKEDVPTLLSLFHTDLFSIEESKESFDYKAFIKEKANRVVELGYASPDYPDLVVDREEKISTILQNGIAAPHALKMVAIQDSISVVIFKNPPTIVGKVVQILFLINLRAGDLFLHKELSRLFLHLMDHPEAKQRVLKSNNFNDFQYEISKILFQYGS; translated from the coding sequence ATGCGAAGAGATTTAATATTGCAATATTTGTATCAAAAAGGAAAGTCACTTTCGTCACAGGAACTTGAATCAGAATTTGCAATTTCAAATCGGACTTTACGAAACGAGTTGAAAGAATTAAATGTAATCGGAGAAAAGTCTGGATTTGTGATTCAAAAAAAACGCGGTGAAGGCTATTTACTTCATGTAGAAAACCAAGATCTGGTACAAAACTATATGAAAGAAATCGACGGTGCACTTGCTCCTGACTTACCTCGTGTTCGTGTGAACAATATTATTATGCTTCTGCTTCAAACGACAGAATTTCAAACGATTGATCTGTTTGCTGATAGTCTAATGATCAGTAGATCCACAGTTTTTAGCGACATGATTGAAGTTGAAAAGCAAGTCAGAATTTTTGATTTAAAAGTAGAAACAAAATCGCGCTATGGTGTTCGTCTATTAGGTGACGAAACAAATTTTAGAAGAGCATTTTCTTACTTCTTAAGTCAAAAGGAAACAGGGCTTTTAAAGAAATCAAATTATCAAACTTTTGAGAAGGCGTTTCCTTTTGAGGAAATTCGGGCTGTCTTGAATGAAGAAGTTCAAAATAACCAATTGAAAATAAGTTATTTTGCACTTGAAAACATTTTAGTTCATATCCAAGTACTTTCGTTTCGAGTAACTCAACACAACTTTATTTTGCCTAATCAAGAGAAGAAGTTAGATTTATCTCTAATCAAGCCATCGTTTATGAATATTGCTAAAAGAATTTGTGAGATTCTTTCTGAGCTTTACCACGTCGTACTACCACAGAGTGAGATTATTTACTTAGCTGCTCACATAAGTGGTAAATCGAGTGTAGATGAAATTGAGGAAGAAGAAAAGAATGACTTAAAACAAAAACTAATGAGTTGTTTGGAAAAATTGGATCAAACATTCTTTACGCAGTTTTCAGGTGATCAGCAGCTTTTGAATACGCTTATCATGCATATGTATCCGTTGTTAAGAAGGTTATATTTCAATTTAAAGCTTACAAATCCATTGATAAATGATGTATACAGCAGGTATTCCGATGTGTTCATGATTGCTTTAAATTTTTCTGAAATGATAAAGGAAATATGGGGATTTGAACTTTCCAGCGATGAAATGGGCTATATAACAATGCATCTAGCAGCCCATGTGGAAAGAGAGAAACAAAAACAATTAAGTTCCTATAAGAAAATTTTACTTTCGTACGGATTAGGTGCAGGCTCAGCGGACTTAATGAAAATGAAACTAGAGTCACTATTTCAAGGAGCGAGTATTGATGTTGTTGTGTATAGCGAGCTCCAATCAGTGAATCTAGAAAACTATGATTTATTAGTATCATCGACTGCAATACCTTTTGATCATATTTCAATTCCGTATATTCAAGTAGCACCAATCCTAACAGAAACGGATGTCCAGAGAATCCGACGCAAGCTTACAAGGTATCCAGCTAATAAAGTTAAAGAAGATGTACCAACACTCTTATCACTATTTCATACAGATTTGTTTTCGATTGAAGAAAGTAAAGAGTCATTCGACTACAAAGCTTTTATAAAAGAAAAGGCAAATAGAGTTGTTGAACTAGGGTATGCATCACCTGACTACCCTGATTTAGTAGTCGACCGAGAAGAAAAAATATCAACGATCCTGCAAAACGGAATTGCCGCACCACACGCTTTAAAAATGGTTGCGATTCAAGACTCAATCAGTGTCGTGATATTTAAAAATCCGCCGACAATTGTCGGAAAAGTCGTACAAATTCTATTTTTAATAAACCTACGCGCTGGAGACTTATTTTTACACAAAGAGTTAAGTCGATTATTTTTACATTTGATGGATCATCCTGAGGCGAAGCAGAGAGTATTAAAGTCAAATAATTTCAACGATTTTCAGTACGAAATTTCAAAAATTTTATTTCAGTATGGTTCCTAA
- a CDS encoding 6-phospho-beta-glucosidase, with protein sequence MSKKLKIVTIGGGSSYTPELVEGIINRYEQIPVSELWLVDVEEGREKLETVGALAKRMVKKAGVPMEVHLSYNRREALKDADFVTTQLRVGQLAARALDERIPLKHGVIGQETNGAGGLFKALRTIPVILDICNEVEELCPNAWILNFTNPAGMVTEAALRYSNIKRFIGLCNIPIGMEMGIAKLLNVDHSRVRIDFAGLNHMVFGVEVYLDGVSVKEQVLEMIMDPANASFVKNIDAEEWAPEFLKAINVIPCSYHHYYYKTSEMLERALKDFESNETRAEVVQKIEASLFEKYKDEALDVKPPELEERGGAYYSDAACRLISSIYNDTRDIQPLNTVNKGAISGLPYDSAVEVSCVITKDGPVPLTMGELPVPVRGLIQTIKSFEQTSIEAAIEGNREKAILALTINPLVANDKLAVAIVDEMLEAHKQYLPKFFK encoded by the coding sequence ATGTCTAAGAAACTTAAAATCGTTACAATAGGTGGGGGTTCAAGCTATACGCCAGAATTGGTTGAAGGCATTATTAACCGTTATGAACAAATACCAGTATCAGAGCTTTGGCTTGTTGACGTAGAGGAAGGTCGTGAAAAATTAGAAACAGTTGGTGCTTTAGCAAAACGCATGGTCAAAAAGGCCGGAGTTCCAATGGAAGTTCATCTTTCTTATAATCGTCGTGAGGCTTTGAAAGATGCTGATTTTGTTACAACACAGCTTCGCGTTGGACAACTAGCTGCTCGTGCTCTCGATGAAAGAATTCCGCTTAAACATGGTGTAATTGGTCAAGAGACAAATGGGGCAGGCGGATTGTTTAAAGCACTACGTACAATTCCAGTTATTTTAGATATTTGTAATGAAGTTGAAGAGCTATGCCCGAATGCTTGGATACTAAACTTTACAAACCCTGCAGGCATGGTGACTGAGGCGGCATTAAGATATTCAAATATTAAAAGATTTATAGGACTTTGTAATATACCGATCGGAATGGAAATGGGTATTGCAAAACTTTTAAACGTAGATCACTCACGCGTACGAATTGATTTTGCAGGTCTAAATCATATGGTATTTGGAGTAGAGGTTTATTTAGACGGAGTTAGTGTAAAAGAGCAAGTACTTGAAATGATTATGGACCCGGCTAATGCAAGCTTTGTAAAAAATATAGATGCAGAAGAGTGGGCACCTGAATTCCTTAAAGCAATTAATGTCATTCCTTGTTCATACCATCACTACTACTACAAAACATCTGAGATGCTAGAAAGAGCATTAAAAGACTTTGAGTCGAACGAAACACGCGCAGAAGTCGTGCAAAAAATTGAAGCATCTCTTTTTGAAAAGTACAAAGATGAAGCGCTAGATGTAAAACCACCGGAGTTAGAAGAACGTGGTGGAGCTTACTATTCTGATGCGGCATGCCGATTAATCTCATCGATTTATAATGATACAAGAGATATTCAACCATTGAATACGGTGAATAAAGGAGCAATTTCAGGCTTACCATATGATAGTGCTGTAGAAGTAAGTTGTGTGATCACGAAAGATGGACCGGTTCCATTAACAATGGGAGAATTACCAGTTCCTGTTCGAGGCTTAATTCAAACGATTAAATCATTTGAACAAACGTCAATTGAGGCTGCTATAGAAGGTAATCGTGAAAAAGCAATTCTTGCTTTAACGATTAATCCACTTGTAGCGAATGATAAACTTGCTGTAGCAATAGTAGATGAGATGCTTGAAGCACATAAACAATATTTACCTAAGTTCTTTAAATAA
- the celB gene encoding PTS cellobiose transporter subunit IIC: MKSNFFERKFLPIASKIGNQRHLLALRDGIMFAMPLMIIGSFFIIVAWLEADWYQNFMAKVFGENWNAFGDIVYNGSMGIIALVAVFGVAYSLASSYKVDKKNIDGVPAGVLALASYLIVNIMSTFKDGKETVSAWSPDLFGAQYLFVGLIIAIITAEIYRYFLQKKIIITLPDTVPPSVSRSFTALIPGFVIILFFLLVRYGFSHTGWGDFATFVHKVVTRPFTILGSTYIGTLVACLMEHILWSFGIHGSSIITSVMEPIWIQNADANLAAVKAGKALPHIITYTFYENGIWMGGSGATLPVAIYMTFLAKSKLLKKVGRLAIGPSIFNVNEPIMFGVPIVLNPFLIVPYILAPVAVLTVTYFGTVMGIFPHTTGTIIPWTTPYFISGYLMTGGKIMGVVMQLVAFAVASCIWFPFIRLWDKKNLELEKAKN, encoded by the coding sequence ATGAAAAGTAATTTTTTTGAAAGAAAATTCTTACCGATTGCTTCTAAAATAGGCAATCAAAGACACTTACTAGCTTTACGTGACGGTATTATGTTTGCTATGCCACTAATGATTATTGGTTCGTTTTTCATTATCGTAGCTTGGCTAGAAGCAGATTGGTATCAAAACTTTATGGCAAAAGTATTTGGTGAAAATTGGAATGCTTTCGGAGACATCGTATATAACGGTTCAATGGGGATTATCGCCTTAGTAGCAGTATTTGGTGTTGCATACTCGTTAGCTAGTAGCTATAAGGTCGATAAAAAGAATATAGACGGAGTTCCAGCTGGGGTTTTAGCGTTAGCAAGTTATTTAATTGTTAACATTATGAGCACTTTTAAAGATGGTAAGGAAACCGTATCGGCTTGGTCACCTGATCTTTTTGGTGCACAATACTTGTTCGTTGGATTAATCATTGCAATTATTACTGCTGAAATTTATCGCTACTTCTTACAAAAGAAGATCATTATTACATTACCAGACACGGTACCGCCATCGGTTTCTCGTTCATTTACAGCCCTAATTCCTGGTTTCGTGATTATCCTTTTCTTCTTACTAGTTAGATATGGATTTAGTCATACAGGTTGGGGAGATTTTGCAACTTTTGTTCATAAAGTTGTGACACGACCATTTACGATTTTAGGTTCAACTTATATTGGTACGCTTGTTGCGTGTTTAATGGAACATATTTTATGGAGCTTTGGTATCCACGGTTCATCAATCATTACATCGGTTATGGAACCAATTTGGATACAAAATGCTGACGCTAACTTAGCAGCAGTAAAAGCTGGTAAAGCACTACCACATATCATTACGTATACATTCTATGAAAATGGAATCTGGATGGGTGGATCAGGTGCTACTTTACCGGTAGCAATCTATATGACGTTTTTAGCGAAGTCAAAACTACTTAAGAAGGTAGGACGTCTAGCAATTGGACCTTCGATATTTAACGTTAATGAACCAATTATGTTTGGTGTTCCAATCGTTTTAAATCCATTTTTAATCGTTCCTTATATTCTTGCACCAGTAGCAGTGTTAACGGTTACGTATTTTGGTACAGTGATGGGGATTTTCCCTCATACAACAGGAACAATTATTCCTTGGACAACCCCGTACTTCATAAGCGGATATCTTATGACGGGTGGAAAAATTATGGGTGTAGTTATGCAATTAGTCGCTTTTGCGGTGGCATCATGTATTTGGTTCCCATTCATACGATTGTGGGATAAGAAAAATTTAGAATTGGAGAAAGCTAAAAATTAA
- a CDS encoding PTS sugar transporter subunit IIB — protein sequence MNILLCCAAGMSTSLIVSKMEKVAESNGITARIWAVSESVVRSEIDEADVLLLGPQVRFLLEEMEEICGEKNIPVEVINMMNYGMCDGEAILEQAIELIKNK from the coding sequence ATGAATATCTTACTTTGCTGTGCTGCTGGAATGTCAACTAGTCTAATCGTTTCAAAAATGGAAAAAGTTGCTGAATCAAACGGAATTACAGCACGTATATGGGCAGTTTCTGAATCAGTTGTTCGTTCAGAAATCGATGAGGCTGATGTGTTATTACTAGGACCACAAGTACGATTCCTTTTAGAAGAAATGGAAGAAATCTGCGGAGAGAAAAATATTCCGGTTGAAGTAATTAATATGATGAATTATGGCATGTGTGATGGTGAAGCAATCTTAGAACAAGCCATCGAATTAATTAAAAACAAGTAG
- a CDS encoding PTS lactose/cellobiose transporter subunit IIA, with protein sequence MIKNETEIFTLILHGGNGRSAAMEAIKAAKKKDFVLARKKLQEAGDALNEAHHIQTTLIQSEIGGTPTEISLLMIHAQDHLMNAMTVKDMAKEFVDLYEGGGK encoded by the coding sequence ATGATTAAAAATGAAACGGAAATTTTCACACTGATCCTACATGGTGGTAACGGTCGAAGTGCAGCAATGGAAGCTATTAAAGCAGCAAAGAAAAAAGACTTCGTATTAGCACGTAAGAAATTGCAAGAAGCGGGTGATGCTTTAAATGAAGCACATCATATTCAAACGACCCTTATTCAATCTGAGATTGGTGGTACTCCAACGGAGATTTCACTTTTAATGATTCACGCACAAGATCACTTAATGAATGCAATGACCGTAAAAGACATGGCAAAAGAATTCGTTGACTTGTATGAAGGGGGGGGGAAGTAA